TGGTTTAAAAAccaataaacattaaaaataaaaataaaaggtggGCAGTTGCAACCTCTTGAGATACCTAAATAGAAATGAGAGCACAATACCATGAATTTTATGATCGGTTTACCAAGTGCACTAAGTGGTAAGAATGTTATATGTATGGTTGTTGATTAATTGGCCAAATCTGCACAGTTTTTGTTTCATCAATTTCACTTTTCACTAGAGATATGGCAAAACAATATGTGAATGAGATAGTGGAGTTCTACGAAGTTCCAGTATCGTCTTtttatagatatttttagatgTGTGTCAAATTATTTGAGAAGTTTACAATAAGGGTTGGGCATCAAATGCAACTACAATAAAATTTCACTCGCAGACAGGTGAACAACccataaaaataattcaaacgTTAAGGATGTGTGGAGATTCTACAGGTTTTACTTTGGCAGCTCTTGGATGAACACTTACTTCTATAggaattatattataataatagtCCTCACTCCGACGTTGTATCTGAGCCAATGATTTTTCTTTCGCATAAATGTGTCTATTCCCGTCACCGCTCCTAATTCGGCTTGCACATGAGAGAATGTGTTTGAATATTGTATCACATCGCTTGATAATGGGTCCATTTACTCTTCATAAATATGTGATCTTCCTCCACCTATCAGCTTAAATTTTCGTTAATTGCATTATCAAGCGATGTatgataatatttcaatatctcATCTCACGTGCCAATTGAATTAAGAGCGACATGTGAAATTGGACTTGGAGGGTGGATGCACATATGTGAAAAGATGACACTGAATCAAATATCATGTTGGAAGCTTAAACTGATAGGTGGCCCCATCAACATTTACATCCATGCTATGAAGGTCTCAATGAGCTGGATTAATTTCGTTTGTAGCACTTGGTAAAGATTCCAAGTCCTTGTTCATCTAATTAAAGCAATTTCATACATTGTAAATTGAGTTGTTGGATCATAAGAGTTGTTCAGTTGCGAAATCATTCTATAATGAAATTTTAGGGTGTTGTGAAGTGGTGGGAATATATGGAAATCGATTTGGAGTAATGGTGATTggagtgattttattttattttttcttacaGTAAGCTCGCTAGAACAAGTGTACGgtacagatatatatatatatgatgcgACCAAAGTCGGCGCGTGAGCTGCCTTGATACGACATACAACAATTAATGTTCTGCTATGACTGAGCTTTTGATTCGCATGTGAGTCATTTTGTCACGGAATAAACTTAGTTAAGTGAATCCTACTTAAGATAGATATCTACTTGATTTTGATATTCGCTTTTCACTCAATTAAAAGGACTTCAAGTTCATCGATTTGAGATAGCTCTCTCATCATTTGGTTTTGCGTTCTAAAATTAATGGTATTCGTGTCTTCGGATTATAAATAACATGAATACCATAACTTTTGTACGACgcttaacattttttttttttttttgtttatttgagtaccacaaatttgaaaaattgattacttaagTACCATTGGTGATTTGCCTCATTGGATAATCCGATGTGAACATCGGTCGTCTTACATGGCTTTATCAATGTTAATgtggataatattttaatatttttaattattattttttgaatttgtatttttattttcctttattttcccttttttttttttttttttaagggtcgGCAAGGCCACAAAcgccctcactagatttgggcaaggggcCTTGCTAGCAGTCGATGGCGAGGGTTGCCTTGCTTAGATTTGGCTGCAAAGGCCTTAGACAAGGGCATCACTACCTCATCGGTCACAGGCGAGACTGTGATGGCTGTTGTGCCCAGGGCCTTTGTGGCCAAAGGCGAGGCGATCCTCCCCCAGTTTGGGTGAGGGTTCCATGGCCGGTGAAGGTCACTTGTGACCCTCActgacttaaaaaaaatgaaaaaaaaaaacaaaagaaaaaccaaaaaaaaatagaaaataaaaataaagaaaaaaatccatttaggatgaaagttaaaaaaaaaaaaaaataaaaaacgacactcgtatgaaagttatgacacttttGCTATTTTTCTTCCCAGATCTTCCATGATTTTGTAAACTCCATATCTTGAAAAACATAGGAATTAGATATGTTATGAGAGAGACATCACATGATTTGATAAAAATGGTGTTGATGACATGTCTGTGAGTATCAGAATGAGACTCCCTTCGATAGGTGTGTGATTTGGGGAAGAACAATGTGAAAGCTAGTGGGCCTATCATAAATAGGCTCAATGAGAGCCAGGAGTGATTCTCGATGTGAGATGTTCGGACAAGGAATGATTCTTGGCGCGCTTTTAGGATAACAAGTAGGACAAGAATGAATTAAATTACGCACTGAACAAGGGGAGAGCATTTCTTAATAATATATGTAAAAGTGAAATTAGCTTCAACATACTGATAACATTAGCATTGAAACGGTAATCTACCAAATAAGTGATCTCTTAGGAAATTATTTACTTGTACACCAAAGAACAAAAGAGTAAGGCTCGATGTAAAACGGgtaaaaatagataatatctcaagTGAGTTAATTCACATGTGTCACTAGTTTTGTAAGAAACTCGTTGAATATACAGCCGGTGGAACATCATAGACTCGTCCCTTTTCATGTCAAGTAACCACTGGAGCAGATACATGTCCTACTCTGAAGATAGACTGTATAACCAAGCGCGTAAAACAAACGTTTCACTGGCCGTGTCTTGTATAATTTCCTTATTAACAATGATATCAGATATTTCCTTGAAGCAGTGGTCACTTAGAGCACAATCAAGGTATGACATTATCCCCAACCCAGCTAATGAACAGATGAGGAAATATCACTCTTCAGGTAAAAACAATTACTCAGAACACATGCCTTTAGATAATTGTATCTGGATGTTCTGTCAACTAGCTAATCCCAAACAACAGTTACCACAAAAGAAAATCCCAATAACAAATCCGAGGAACTGGAAGTACAAAGTTAAGCCGCACCTATTTCCCCTTTCGGTGGTTGAACCATCCACAACATCACCTGATATTAACAATCTAGCAATCCACTGAACAGCATTCTACCAGCTATCCTCCACGAAACTAGCGTATCATTTCTGAAATGCATATGCTCTCAAGTATACATTTTCTCAGATTCACCTCCAATTGCAACTATCGAGGCACGGCTATATCAGCTCCCATCAACTTCCACCTGTATCAGTATCTTATAATATTTATCACCTCTGTATATTGTTCTTCATCTCATTCAACTCTTTCTTGGGTTGAGGGACGAAATTGTTTACAAACACAAATATCCCAAAACACAagtgctggtgaaggagcaaggaaggagaaaataaagagTAACAGTTCTTCaatatttctatttcatttGCTAGGGGACCCATTTCCAATTCGGAGagtgagagaagaaagattataGCTTATTCAATGGAATGGAACAATTCAGCACTCAATCATTATAGTTCGGATTCCCCAAGGTAGATAGTCAGAAAGATGTGCCCTGAAATGAGCTTTGAACGGTAAAATTATAACTATTAGAAAGTTCCTTTTGTTGTCCTTCCTTTTTAATCTTTAGAAGTGAGGGGAGTCGAGGAAAGGTGTGCTCATTTTACTCGTTACAACCCCTCTTAAGTGGCTAGAAAGGTAACATGCTTTGTTTAGGATTAACTCAAAAATAATCTGATGCTCGAGAGAGCAACTTCTTTGTCTCCTTGATAGATTTACCTGTTACAACCCCTCTTAACTGGCTAGAAAGGTAACATGCTTTGGTTAGGATGGAGCTAAAAGAAATCCGGTGCTTGAGCTAGCAACTTCTTTGTCTCCTTGATAGATTTAATTGAGCAGGATATAGCTATGTGGTTAAATTCAGTCTGCCCAGATTGTATTTTCTATTAATTCCTAGCCCCAACAATTCCTATTGCTTCACCTGATAGTATCAATACAAAAGAGAGGGACAGGCCTAATCCTGAACCAAGCAGTATCCACGtgaattaagtttttttttctcgtcaCCTGAAAAGGTCTCATTCTCAATGGATTACAGAGATGATTGAATGCAGCACAAGACAGTCACGATCATAAACAATAAAGAGATATATGTCAATAAGTGAAAGGGGTGAAAAATTAAGTAAAGCATAGAGGGCTTAAAAATAAACCCTCAATTCAAATTCCTTGTCCATGGGCATACAGCACAATACATCAGTAAGTCTTAACAAATTCGACACAAGACTGACCTCTTATTCTATTCCTGAGTATTCTGATTTTTGTTCATGCATTCCAATGGCATGTCAGTTGCGAATTCGCCCACACAATCAGAAGATGGTGGTTTCAAACTTTTCTGAGCACAGCCTTAAGGTGGGGCTGAAGACCAGTCATGGCAGTGGCCATTTCAACAACATAAGACAATTCCCCATTGACCAGCTTGAACACTCGAGTGATGTCTTTCACCTGCCAACAAGAAGAAAGAGGTCGGTagttgtgaaaaaaaaaaaattaagttgttCCCAGCAATGGggggcggcggcagcagcagtTCAGTAGTTAAAGATCATCGATGCTTACTAGTCTATTAGCCAAAAGACAACATTTCGGTAGCCTTTCATTCTTCAGAGAGGAAATCTACCTTGTATTCGGTCCAAACAAACCAAGCAGGAAAAGGAAGAGTTGCAATACTAGGATTATATAAGGAAAGGAGAATCTAAGTCGAACCTTGGAGGCGTTGCCCACGAGATCACTCTTAAGGCAGATGACTTTGTGGTCCGCGTCGAAGGTCCCCTTCTGCAATGAcgagaagaataaaaagggCGAAGAAAAATAGGGACCGAGgaagaagcagaaaaaagaTGGGCGCGGGAGGGAAGGAGGACCTGGACTTCAACGAGGCCGGTGCTCTGAGCAAGGACGACCTCGAGAGAGCCGTCGAGCTTGGGGCGCCAGAAGCCGGACTCGGAATGCATGGGGAGGGAGGTGAGGGGGTTCCAGGTCCGCTGGGAGTAGGCGAGGACGGGCTTGCGAGGGTCGGGATGACAGAAGGTGAGCTCCTCCGTGTAGGCGAAGGAGTCGATGGTGGGATACAGGCCTCGCCCTTCCCCTCTCCACGTCCCCACCAGGTACCCAATCCCTTCCACCGCTCCCTGcattcttcctcctcctcctcgtgtTGCCGTCTGGTTTTCTCCGCCGTCCTTGGCTCGCTGCTCTCGGTCGTCCCTCTCCTCTGGAATTCCGTCGTCTTCATCCGATCCCTAGGACCATCGGGCTCCCTTTCGGGCCCAATGACTGCCGGGGTCCACCGAGGAGATATTCCCTCTTTTAAAAATCTGTTATTTCCTCAGCTCGAGTTTAACATTTGCTCTTCGCTATTGACCGTTTATTCCGTTATTTTGATCCCTGAATTAGTGCATCAAACCCTTCAACCTTTTCATTTCCCTTATCAATCCCTTTTAACTTGCATAACTCCTCTAACCAATCCCTCATATTTCAATTTCGATTAATTAAATATGACATAGTTGATTCAAGtatgatattaaaaaaacttTTATCCACTGATATATGTAACTAAAAACCCTGAGATCAAGATGATAGCAGAATTTTGATAAGACATTTCTCAGCATAAACACATTGCTCGAGCTTCTCCATATTAGATTTGTGCTAGTTTCAATTGGTCTGTCAATATAGTTGAAAGAAgggttcttattttttttttttaaaaatttgatggAACTCTTTGATCTTCTCTTTTCTAAAGTACTAATTgagtgaaattaaaaaaaaaaaaaaaaagagagtaaaattttcaagcaaaagaggGATAGAGATTAAAATTTCTACAAAGTTGTTTATGATTAAGTAATACGGTGATAATtcttttttactaatttaatgtACTCCTTTCATATAGATGTGAGATAATATCGTTCGTTGtagtttaaaaatatttaatgaatGAAAGTATTTGTATAAAACATAAATAACTAGGCAATTTATGGATATTGACTCCtgtttaattattaaatatatttataatatctCGTCGCGTATTATACATTTACATGATTTATGGTGTACAAATCAAGCAGAGTGTTCATTGTTCATCGATTAATAATAATCATGACACTGTTATGTGGATATTACTTATAAAAAGCATTCGAAATGATAAAGAGATTGCCATAAATGGTGATGAGCTGAGGCTACTGTTGATGGTGTGTGCGTGCAAAGGGGTCTTCCAGGCATAACCCACCAATcgatctgagagagagagagagagagagacagaggatcAAACGGCCAAGTGTCCCTGTGTTTATTTATGCCCGGAAGACCCCTTTGACCATTTCCTTGAACAACGTCGTGACAACTTCCTTTACTCtttggcatctctctctctctctctctctctctctctctctctctgccattTATTCTTCTGATTTGTCAAATTAtagctctctctccccccctcctcTTCCAACAATGCCTGGTGTTGTCCTTGATCATTGAAAAGCGCAGGATGATCCTCCTCGATGTACCATTCAGAGAACTAGCATTAGAAACAGCTCATGGACGATAAACATGCACCTGACATTGTCCTTTCGGTTACAAACCAACATCTCTCTCTTCCAATAATCCATCCCTCCAAAAAATTTGACCCTCAGTTTGCGCCCCCATAATCATCATGTTACTCGGGTCAGCGTGTTCGTGTCTGTCGAGATTGAGAAACATAGAGATGCTGGAGCCAGTGCGTTCCTCGGATGGCCTTTCTATTCATTGGTCAGTGTTTCCCATGCGCTTCCTTCATTGGTTATGTTATTGCTCCGTGCATCATACGCTTGTTTTGGAACCTGATCCACGTGCTTAAGTATTTTATATGCGGCAGGCCTATATCAGCATTCACGGATTATCTTAATTGAACAAGTTTTGCCCGACTCCCATGTCCCCACCCTGCGTCAATAGACGTGCCTGCCACCCAATCCTCCCCGTTGATGGAGACCGCTGTAGATGTTGGTCTCTCCTTTATTTGAGACAGAGATGCAtccaataaattttgatttgataccATGGCAAATGCGAGTCATAGTTTGCAATTCCAAGCATTCCTGGAATAACGATCAGaagcttccttttcttttttcaaagacGAAAAATGTGATTTTGTCCAAATAAAACCTGCCCTCCTCAAGTgaattcgacatcatttcagcACGAGTTCACAGGCTCTGTTTTCCCTCCTTTTAGTGCAGAAATGTTGTGATGGATAGAGTTTCGATCGCCAGATTCCCGTTGGTGCATGAATCGTGAAAAGGTGAGGCATGCCTGATCTCATCTCCCAATCTGATTTCGATCCACTTTGTTCCAATTTAATATGAATTGTAGCGATTGTATCTCTAAAGATGAATGTGCATCCTATATGATTG
The window above is part of the Eucalyptus grandis isolate ANBG69807.140 chromosome 6, ASM1654582v1, whole genome shotgun sequence genome. Proteins encoded here:
- the LOC104451050 gene encoding UPF0678 fatty acid-binding protein-like protein At1g79260; translated protein: MQGAVEGIGYLVGTWRGEGRGLYPTIDSFAYTEELTFCHPDPRKPVLAYSQRTWNPLTSLPMHSESGFWRPKLDGSLEVVLAQSTGLVEVQKGTFDADHKVICLKSDLVGNASKVKDITRVFKLVNGELSYVVEMATAMTGLQPHLKAVLRKV